The Halomonas sp. THAF5a genome segment GGCAAGGTCTCGCACGCCTCGCAAGGTGCTACGGAGGAACTATTGTTCAAGGCAATCCGCTCTGAAGCGGTGCCAGAGTTGTCCTCTACCGTTCCAATAGAGGAAACGAAAGGTAACCCTGATGATCACGGTTTTAAATTATTTCGAAGTTTAGGAAAGCAGATCGGGCTGATTGTGCCTCGTAATGGTCCTATGCGCTTTACCCTTTCGAGCTCGTTGGTAGAGACTGCTGTTTTGGCATTAATCTCGCCGGGAGAGCGCGTGCGGTTCGACGTATTCCTTTGGCGGTTATACCGACACTTCGGTATTGCAGTGGGTGCGAGCCAGATTGAGGCGGCATTAGTGACTCTAAACCACGGAGTTCGACTCTCACCACAAAGTGATTGCGCCGCTTGGCTCGAAGATGAGCTTAAACGGGGAGGGTTCCTCATTCCGCTCTCCGATGCGACTCCGCTCGTCGAAAACTCCAAATAAAGCATAAAATATGAAACTGTTCACCAAAGCCATCGTAGATTACATTACCACACTAGCCGATGAGACACTTGCGTCCCGGTCAGCCGGAGATTCGGGGGAGCTTCGCGTATTCACTCAATCTATGCCGCCGGGGGCGGTGTACCAGATATTTCACCAAGTGAACGACTACTTTGGTGGTAAGACCGCGCGTGTTCGCTATGAGATGCGAGTAGCGAAAGGGCTCTATAACCATTGGCGTGAGGCGTCTATCGACCAGGGAGAAGTCAAGCGGCTTGAGCAGCGAGGCTGGATTGATACCGAAGACCGGCTCACTCACTTTCGCAACCTCACACGATCCACCGGCGATGACTTGCTACTGATCGTGCTTGTCGGCATCGACCACGCGACTGATCGCGGTGGTCTTGCCGACTTTTATACTCTTACGGACGAAGCGATCTTCCGCGATCGGATGAGTTCGAGCTATCAGGGCTGGGTGGCAAAAATTCTTCAGGAAGCGGGCTTAGCTGATCCCACCGGCGCTGGTGTGCGGGATTTCGATCAGTTTCTGCGGCAACTTTTTCAGCTGCGGCCGCGTAACCTTGTTGCACTATCGGAGTTTCTCTCCGACGTGCTTCTGCAAAAGAGTGATAGTTGCGATAGCGCCAGTGACATACTCGATCTCGCCTTTGAGAATTTGCCATACTGGGGTATCCCGCCGCTATTTTCTCCAGCCAATCCAGCCAAACGAATTCCACATCTACCAGTAGTGGCGAAAATTTTTGATCGCGATATGTTCCGCGACAAGCGTGAGCGAAGTAAGGCTATAGAACGCATTGAGTTATCGAAACCCGACCTAGGAGTGGCTCCTGAGACTCTTGCAGGAGTTAATTATGCTGACGTTGATGACTTTGTCACCACGCTAACTGAGTTCATCGAACTAGGTACTGCTCAAGCAAGTGAAAGATTGCTTCAGACTGATTTCTCTGTTGTTACTAAGATCCTCGAGCGGAAGCGCACAACCAGGCGTAAGTCGCGTCCCCAGCAGACGTCACTTAAGGGACCAAGCCTGCAGGTGTTTTTACAGGCGATTTTCGCCTGCTTGCAAGATTTTGTCGCCGGTTGTGGACGGAACTGGCCGCCCGGACAACTGCAGCGAATAGAAATCGCTATAGAATCGTTCGAGTTTGATGGTGCCGAAGACGATCAGGATGACGAACCAGCCGGAGCAGAGGAGGTCTTTCGTGGTCTAGTAGGCGGGATAGATAAATTCTTGCAGGATCTTAAGATTCCGCTAAATGCAGATCGGAACGAAGGAGGGGAGCTCCTTGAAGTCCCCCTGATCTGTAGCTTTGGCTATTTAGATCGCGACGTCGCAATCAATTCGAAGCGGCTAAAGGAAAGCCGGTTGCGCTTTCGAGTCCACGCTATTGCCGAGACTGGTGATCTCTCCGTTGAACGCTCCTTTCTGTGGGTATTACCGCCGCATCACGAGGAACGTGTGCGGCTGACCAGCGCGCGCATTCTAGACAAGGAGCTGCGCAAACCGAGCATGCGCTTACCTGTGGTGCACCTAGGATCTACTTTGGATGAGCTGTACTTTGCACTTGATGAAGGTGAAGCTCACCGAATGTTTGCTTCCGGGCTGAGCAATGCAGATTATCAGGACGCCCTTGGAGGACTGCCTCCGGGCGCACTCGGTAGTGATGCGGAATCTGCCTTGGCCGAGCTATCGGGAGCCTATCGCGCCTTTATTCAGTCGCTTACAGAGCGCGGGTACTTTGCAACGTTAGATAAGCCGCTGCGATCGCTAATCAAGAGTTATCAAGCTGCAGTCGATATCGCCCTTAGACGCGATGAGGAAAAGCAGGCGTATGGTGAAGAGCTGCTTCGCCGGCTCTATCAGGCCTTTCTCTGTGTCCCTTCCGGCACCTCGGCAACTAGCGCTCATGTCCCGGCAGTGCTTGCTACCGGCGTTACACCAGCAATCGCCGAGACCGTGCAAGCTCGAGAGATTTTTCTTCGTGACGGCTTCCTGCAAGTGGCGCGGAGCTTGTTGGAGAAGGGGGCACGCCCTGGCAAGGCTGATTTCGACCGTCTCCTTGGCCTGGTTGAGCTGCGTCGGCCGCTTTACGGGCTGGTCTTCGACTCATCACGGCGGCTGACTACTAACCTGCGTTCTTTTGGCTTATTACATCGGCTCGGTGAGCGGCCGGGGGTAGCGCCAACATTAGCAGCGCAGGCAGAGATGCGATCGGCAGACAACGATGACGGCGGTAGCCTCTCCGAGCACATGCGTGTCTCGCCTGAGTCTCGGGTGATCACTCAAACACTCGTCGACTATCGGGAGGTACACCCTTACGCTGCAGATCGGCTCGCACTGCTGGCAGCCAATGTTGAGGACTTGCGGCCACTGATCGCCGGTGTCGATTCCTTTCTGAAGCAGGAGCTTACTGGCCAAGACGAAGCCCTCACTGTGCCGTACATGATCAGCATCTGGGTCATCGGTCGCGGGCCTTCGGCGACAGCAGCGCAAGAGATCCTTCGCCGCTGGCAGGAGCGCTGGAGTGAGGAAAGCGGCCTGAAGCAGCGCCCTTGCCAACTTACCTTGGCTTACCGCCCGGCCCGCAGCCGCAAGGAAGTGCTCTCGTTGCTCAATGCAGTGGATAAACAACATGATATCGGTTTCTTATTCGATTTTCTTAATGATCAGACTGGTGGCGATAGCATCGTTCCAGCCTCTCCTTTCGAGCATGATTGGCGTCCGGGTAATATTGGCAAGTTTCCGGTATGCGAACATCCTAGACCGGCGCGACCGACCGATCCGCATTTGCGCCAAGGCTTGGTTAGCAACCGTCGTTTCCAACTCGCCGCCCGGCACGCCGAGGTTACTGCGAGGCTAAAGAACCCCGACCATCCTGGTAAGAATCACTTGATTTTCAATCAGGTAGAGTACGGCGAGGCTGAGCGTCAAATGACTCGTTGCATTCATAAGCGCGCTCGTTGGGTAGCTTGCGTCGACCGCTTTGTCGATAAGGCGCTTATCTTGGATGCAAATAGCGAAACAGCTGCTCATCGCAAACTAGTCGGCTTTACCTCAGGCGTGGGAGCCTACGGCGAGTTCAACCTCACTCTTTCAACTGAGAGCAGCACGGTCGGTGAGTTACTGCAGGGCACGGCGAGGCAGCTCGGCCAAATTTATCGCGAATGGACAGCTGAAGACTGTCAGGTGGCGGCACAGCACTTGGTCGAAGAGGCTCAGGCGATTACCGGATTGTCACTGGTCAGGGCGCTCGGCAATGAGGGTGTGATGCGTGATGTCATTGGCTATGCCATCGCCAATCATCTCTATCTCGGTCCAT includes the following:
- a CDS encoding ATP-binding protein encodes the protein MKLFTKAIVDYITTLADETLASRSAGDSGELRVFTQSMPPGAVYQIFHQVNDYFGGKTARVRYEMRVAKGLYNHWREASIDQGEVKRLEQRGWIDTEDRLTHFRNLTRSTGDDLLLIVLVGIDHATDRGGLADFYTLTDEAIFRDRMSSSYQGWVAKILQEAGLADPTGAGVRDFDQFLRQLFQLRPRNLVALSEFLSDVLLQKSDSCDSASDILDLAFENLPYWGIPPLFSPANPAKRIPHLPVVAKIFDRDMFRDKRERSKAIERIELSKPDLGVAPETLAGVNYADVDDFVTTLTEFIELGTAQASERLLQTDFSVVTKILERKRTTRRKSRPQQTSLKGPSLQVFLQAIFACLQDFVAGCGRNWPPGQLQRIEIAIESFEFDGAEDDQDDEPAGAEEVFRGLVGGIDKFLQDLKIPLNADRNEGGELLEVPLICSFGYLDRDVAINSKRLKESRLRFRVHAIAETGDLSVERSFLWVLPPHHEERVRLTSARILDKELRKPSMRLPVVHLGSTLDELYFALDEGEAHRMFASGLSNADYQDALGGLPPGALGSDAESALAELSGAYRAFIQSLTERGYFATLDKPLRSLIKSYQAAVDIALRRDEEKQAYGEELLRRLYQAFLCVPSGTSATSAHVPAVLATGVTPAIAETVQAREIFLRDGFLQVARSLLEKGARPGKADFDRLLGLVELRRPLYGLVFDSSRRLTTNLRSFGLLHRLGERPGVAPTLAAQAEMRSADNDDGGSLSEHMRVSPESRVITQTLVDYREVHPYAADRLALLAANVEDLRPLIAGVDSFLKQELTGQDEALTVPYMISIWVIGRGPSATAAQEILRRWQERWSEESGLKQRPCQLTLAYRPARSRKEVLSLLNAVDKQHDIGFLFDFLNDQTGGDSIVPASPFEHDWRPGNIGKFPVCEHPRPARPTDPHLRQGLVSNRRFQLAARHAEVTARLKNPDHPGKNHLIFNQVEYGEAERQMTRCIHKRARWVACVDRFVDKALILDANSETAAHRKLVGFTSGVGAYGEFNLTLSTESSTVGELLQGTARQLGQIYREWTAEDCQVAAQHLVEEAQAITGLSLVRALGNEGVMRDVIGYAIANHLYLGPSRATLCAAIPLDSFPHWFAGAEHGYVPDLLLLEARLNGERFAIDATIVECKVGKRSPAHVEEAVTQAASGLLHLGSLFLPNSVTERASDFDRRYWWAQLHRALVVRNVRTISPTQEHDVDQGLEQLAEGSFDIHWRAVGATFWTDDDEEPKLRHARSVGLLPGASDTPLEVYHASVGQSTTLAALKNSQQDLLAQIRPTRAASITLPGAAEGSAHDAPSAPSVVSTKRDAVQQKEPAGILQTSPVELELQDAAEINSIRQESNTQPELQDAAEISSIGNESAAPPAPHLSQQVKASGVLERILLGTEINSHGDLGVPVYWEFGHPQLPNRHLLVFGGSGAGKTYAIQALLLEMAKAGQASLVIDYTDGFLPKQLEAELRETAVPNSFVLRAGQKLPLDPFRPQSDEIEGIGPILDTPFDVAKRVASIFTVVYSSLGEQQRATLVDMIEQGVSFGGYSLQALYDQLRDEGEDLLANKIMPLARTDPFTSAVEEAWGPLFDGEGSRVNILQLAHIPAEVQRLIIEFVLWDLWDFLRRTGSKQNPRPVVLDEVQNLDHSSGSPLEKYLREGRKFGASMILATQTLSNFRSDERDRLFQAAHMLFFAPAATELRSFASILKDLEPGSSIDDWSRLLSSLKKGECLSVGLEQRSDGSLRSQIRRVAISPLSERVGAGS